One region of Myxococcus xanthus genomic DNA includes:
- a CDS encoding sigma 54-interacting transcriptional regulator: MTRPVSAYAPRSERKPLYVKVVTQPALHGCWAVNISETGIGLIATPHTPSEGPREGEDVELSFSLPDSGEHIRVRGVVRWRHDASGAVAAMGVSFRAFEEADGVKLARYLASSHLQVVVAFATEQESRAVTAALEGVAQLHFAASPSDAHALVTRGDAACLVVCGQDEEQALALVESLAARRADADPSGAGPPSDLASRIVYCAPAAPERLVALFNDGRIFRALGPSPTREALHQAVLQAGREHGVRTEQWRMALELERSLLRERALSQKLPPAPGGRGGDEVGFRSAAMQRVMELVRLVAPHRVAVLLQGETGTGKEVLARILHRLSGRGDVPLVVQDCGALSETLLESELFGHVKGSFTGAVADHPGLFVLANGGTIFLDEIENTTANLQAKLLRVLETGDVRPVGGTQVRHVDVRVVAASNKDMGEEVRAGRFRADLFYRLNSFTVDIPPLRDRPEDVPELALYFLELFNRTLRRSASGIAPDAVDALRAYAWPGNVRELRNVMERSVLLSRPGEVVSRRLLPPVLGSTLALRNEPGGDGSLRARLDRVEREFIREALERHGGVLRRAAVALGMDPVTLGRRVRRHGLWKGDS, from the coding sequence ATGACGCGGCCTGTGTCCGCCTACGCCCCTCGAAGCGAACGCAAGCCGTTGTACGTGAAGGTGGTGACGCAGCCCGCGCTCCATGGGTGCTGGGCCGTCAACATCAGTGAGACGGGCATCGGGCTCATCGCCACGCCGCACACGCCGTCCGAAGGGCCGCGTGAGGGCGAGGACGTGGAGCTGTCGTTCTCCCTTCCGGACTCTGGTGAGCACATCCGCGTGCGCGGCGTGGTGCGCTGGCGTCACGACGCGTCCGGCGCGGTGGCGGCCATGGGCGTGAGCTTCCGCGCCTTCGAGGAAGCGGACGGCGTGAAGCTGGCGCGCTACCTCGCCTCGTCGCACCTCCAGGTGGTGGTGGCCTTCGCCACCGAGCAGGAGTCGCGCGCGGTGACGGCCGCGCTGGAAGGGGTGGCCCAGCTCCACTTCGCCGCCAGCCCGTCGGATGCCCACGCGCTGGTGACGCGCGGGGACGCGGCGTGCCTGGTGGTGTGCGGTCAGGACGAGGAGCAGGCCCTGGCCCTGGTGGAGTCCCTGGCCGCCCGCCGCGCCGATGCGGACCCTTCCGGCGCGGGGCCACCCAGTGACCTGGCATCGCGAATCGTCTACTGCGCGCCGGCCGCGCCGGAGCGGCTGGTGGCCCTCTTCAACGACGGGCGCATCTTCCGCGCGCTCGGGCCTTCACCCACGCGGGAGGCCCTGCACCAGGCGGTGCTTCAAGCGGGGCGTGAGCACGGCGTGCGCACCGAACAGTGGCGCATGGCGCTGGAACTGGAGCGCAGCTTGCTGCGCGAGCGCGCCCTGTCGCAGAAGCTGCCGCCGGCCCCCGGCGGGCGCGGCGGGGATGAGGTGGGCTTCCGCAGCGCCGCCATGCAGCGGGTGATGGAGCTGGTGCGCCTGGTGGCGCCCCACCGCGTGGCCGTGCTGCTCCAAGGCGAGACGGGCACGGGCAAGGAGGTGCTGGCGCGCATCCTCCACCGGCTCAGTGGCCGGGGGGACGTGCCGCTCGTGGTGCAGGACTGCGGCGCGCTGTCGGAGACGCTGCTGGAGAGCGAGCTCTTCGGCCACGTGAAGGGCTCCTTCACGGGCGCGGTGGCGGACCACCCCGGGCTCTTCGTGCTCGCCAACGGCGGCACCATCTTCCTGGACGAAATCGAGAACACCACCGCCAACCTCCAGGCCAAGCTCCTCCGCGTGCTGGAGACGGGGGACGTGCGTCCGGTGGGCGGCACCCAGGTGCGCCACGTGGACGTGCGCGTGGTGGCCGCCAGCAACAAGGACATGGGCGAGGAAGTGCGCGCCGGCCGCTTCCGCGCGGACCTCTTCTACCGGCTCAACAGCTTCACCGTGGACATCCCCCCGCTGCGGGACAGGCCGGAGGACGTTCCGGAGCTGGCGCTCTACTTCCTGGAGTTGTTCAACCGCACCTTGCGCCGCTCAGCCAGCGGCATCGCGCCGGACGCGGTGGACGCGTTGCGGGCCTACGCCTGGCCGGGCAACGTGCGCGAGCTGCGCAACGTCATGGAGCGCTCGGTGCTGCTCTCCCGCCCGGGCGAGGTGGTGTCGCGGCGGCTGCTGCCGCCGGTGCTGGGCTCCACCCTGGCCCTGCGCAACGAGCCGGGTGGGGATGGCTCGCTGCGCGCGCGGTTGGATCGGGTGGAGCGGGAGTTCATCCGCGAGGCCCTGGAGCGCCACGGCGGGGTGCTGCGGCGCGCGGCCGTGGCGCTGGGGATGGACCCGGTGACGCTGGGCCGGCGGGTCCGGCGCCACGGCTTGTGGAAAGGAGACAGCTAG
- a CDS encoding ThiF family adenylyltransferase, with translation MFEQRFQRNLGVVDAETLDKLSRTHVLVAGVGGAGGQCAVDLARLGVGGVTLADFDVYERHNMNRQVGCFESTLGRSKVEVVGRMCRDIHPALRLREVPEGITEANVEDVLGGGGVQGPVDYVVEVIDIAGAHEKQVLHRACRQRGVPVMTGLMLGFGAALHVFQPDAPLYEALYILPDGRIDLPAIIPHLGSYMLREYMDACFQGRGHAPTCVVGATSAAGMMVTELTRAVMRGPRSMVSWPEYLYVDFFDHSFVRGTAASALARRVDPASRAGGAPAAS, from the coding sequence ATGTTCGAGCAGCGGTTCCAGCGCAATCTGGGCGTGGTGGATGCGGAGACGCTGGACAAACTGTCACGCACGCATGTGTTGGTTGCGGGCGTGGGCGGCGCGGGTGGCCAGTGCGCGGTGGACCTGGCGCGGTTGGGGGTCGGCGGCGTGACGCTGGCGGACTTCGACGTCTACGAGCGCCACAACATGAACCGGCAGGTGGGCTGCTTCGAAAGCACGTTGGGCCGCTCCAAGGTGGAGGTGGTGGGGCGGATGTGTCGGGACATCCACCCGGCGCTGCGGCTGCGGGAAGTGCCGGAGGGCATCACCGAGGCCAACGTGGAGGACGTGCTTGGCGGGGGCGGCGTGCAGGGCCCGGTGGATTACGTGGTGGAGGTCATCGACATCGCGGGGGCGCATGAGAAGCAGGTGCTCCACCGCGCCTGCCGCCAGCGTGGCGTGCCGGTGATGACGGGGCTGATGTTGGGATTCGGCGCGGCGCTGCACGTCTTCCAGCCGGATGCGCCGCTGTACGAAGCGCTCTACATCCTGCCGGATGGACGCATCGACCTGCCGGCCATCATCCCCCACCTGGGAAGCTACATGCTCCGCGAGTACATGGACGCGTGCTTCCAGGGCCGGGGCCACGCACCCACCTGCGTGGTGGGCGCGACGAGCGCGGCGGGGATGATGGTGACGGAGTTGACGCGCGCGGTGATGCGGGGCCCCCGGTCCATGGTGTCGTGGCCGGAGTACCTCTATGTGGACTTCTTCGACCACAGCTTCGTCCGGGGCACCGCCGCGTCGGCCCTGGCGCGGCGGGTGGACCCGGCGTCGCGGGCCGGAGGTGCCCCGGCCGCGAGCTGA
- a CDS encoding 4Fe-4S single cluster domain-containing protein — MAIAAGTPSSGPTLRIAQRVPRTEAEGPGVRYALWVQGCPLRCPGCCNPEMFATERGTVETVEALAQAILATPGIEGLTLLGGEPFSQPGPAAALCERVRAAGLSIMVFTGHTLAELRAQARDDVDRLLATVDLLVDGRFEKDQPETARRWIGSRNQVMHFLTGRYAQDDACFTAPNTAEVHFVGGKLVINGWPALADRLRP, encoded by the coding sequence ATGGCCATCGCCGCAGGCACCCCCAGCTCCGGCCCGACGCTCCGGATTGCCCAGCGAGTCCCCCGCACGGAAGCGGAGGGCCCCGGTGTGCGCTACGCCCTCTGGGTCCAGGGCTGCCCCCTGCGCTGCCCGGGGTGCTGCAACCCGGAGATGTTCGCGACCGAACGCGGCACCGTGGAGACGGTGGAGGCACTGGCCCAGGCAATCCTGGCCACGCCCGGTATCGAGGGACTCACCCTGCTGGGCGGCGAGCCCTTCTCCCAGCCCGGTCCCGCCGCGGCGCTGTGCGAGCGCGTCCGCGCCGCCGGGCTGAGCATCATGGTCTTCACCGGCCACACGCTCGCGGAGCTGCGGGCCCAGGCGCGGGACGACGTGGACCGGCTCCTCGCGACGGTGGACCTGCTGGTGGACGGCCGATTCGAAAAGGACCAGCCGGAGACGGCGCGGCGGTGGATTGGCTCGCGCAACCAGGTGATGCACTTCCTCACCGGCCGCTACGCTCAGGACGACGCGTGCTTCACCGCCCCGAACACGGCGGAGGTGCACTTCGTCGGCGGCAAGCTCGTCATCAACGGCTGGCCCGCGCTCGCCGACCGGCTCCGTCCATGA